The following coding sequences lie in one Streptomyces ortus genomic window:
- a CDS encoding DUF6479 family protein — translation MESFGRDAVIPHEVVAGSAPFVVGPLVVGLLLTAMLVVAVWWGMRVRSREPGPPRPEDQPRLPETGAVHEISEMREPDEMPHDGSVLTPHELRSAGNMSTRRARDQKRRRWSRNSSGGFGSGGLGSH, via the coding sequence ATGGAGAGCTTCGGCAGGGACGCAGTCATCCCGCACGAGGTCGTGGCCGGTTCCGCGCCCTTCGTCGTGGGGCCCCTCGTGGTGGGACTTCTGCTCACGGCCATGCTGGTCGTCGCGGTGTGGTGGGGCATGCGGGTGCGCAGCCGCGAGCCGGGACCACCGCGCCCCGAGGACCAGCCCCGGCTGCCGGAGACGGGCGCGGTGCACGAGATCTCGGAGATGCGCGAACCGGACGAGATGCCGCACGACGGCAGTGTCCTCACCCCGCACGAACTTCGTTCCGCGGGCAACATGTCCACTCGGCGGGCCAGGGACCAGAAGCGGCGCAGGTGGAGCCGTAACAGCAGTGGCGGCTTCGGTAGCGGTGGCCTCGGCAGCCACTGA
- a CDS encoding phosphatase PAP2 family protein: MHSPVDSPPHATGPGIALRVAMALAPPTVLLLVLVAASWEPLMALDGDIARTTHRWAVDDPDLTQAFRILTDWVWDPWTMRALIAVTVLWLVLHHGAWWLALWLTATCVLAALLSQGIKAAVDRERPVWSDPVDSAHFAAFPSGHAMTAMVACGLLLWVLRLYGAGRVLWRVALAVAVVSVAGVGFTRIWLGVHWSTDVLGGWLLGALTVALAMVSYARRFPPARST, encoded by the coding sequence ATGCACTCTCCCGTCGACTCGCCGCCCCACGCGACCGGCCCCGGGATCGCCCTGCGCGTTGCCATGGCTCTCGCTCCGCCCACCGTGCTGCTGCTCGTCCTGGTCGCGGCCTCCTGGGAGCCGCTCATGGCCCTGGACGGCGACATCGCCCGTACCACCCACCGCTGGGCGGTCGACGACCCGGACCTGACGCAGGCGTTCCGCATCCTCACCGACTGGGTGTGGGATCCCTGGACGATGCGGGCCCTGATCGCCGTCACCGTGCTCTGGCTGGTGCTGCACCACGGCGCGTGGTGGCTCGCCCTGTGGCTGACGGCCACCTGTGTCCTCGCCGCGCTCCTCTCGCAGGGGATCAAGGCGGCCGTGGACCGCGAGCGCCCCGTCTGGTCCGACCCGGTGGACTCCGCCCACTTCGCGGCCTTCCCGTCCGGGCACGCCATGACGGCCATGGTGGCGTGCGGCCTGCTGCTGTGGGTCCTGCGCCTGTACGGCGCCGGGCGCGTCCTGTGGCGGGTCGCGCTGGCCGTGGCGGTGGTGTCCGTCGCCGGGGTGGGGTTCACCCGGATCTGGCTGGGCGTGCACTGGTCGACGGACGTGCTCGGCGGCTGGCTCCTGGGCGCGTTGACGGTGGCGCTCGCGATGGTCTCGTACGCCCGGCGCTTCCCTCCCGCGCGAAGCACATGA
- a CDS encoding SGNH/GDSL hydrolase family protein, with product MPPFRMPSPRRAAPALALTLLASGSAVSATTAATAETTAATAPSSSAGRAWFTSWAQSQQELAPTPLRDQSVRMITHLGQGGGALRVRIQNTFGTTPLTVDAATVGHSAGDGAAVEGDVLPVTFDGRREVVVPAGGEVWSDAAALKTRAQDDVAVSLSVSGTVAPGRHTGAFRSNYLTAPGSGDHTAEASGDAYTQTVGSTYLVSAVDVHSPKLRGTIVAYGSSVVDGTGSTDCGPGCTPEGTDHRWTDDLARRITAELPRTRQLAIANAGIGGTTSSADCPRNPAGIRGLDAASRLDRDVLALHGVTGVLYYYGTNDLANGCDAELILRSYDAVFERLRAAGIKVYVTPITPRPGYTDRNNLDRHTVGTHVKKGNTCDGTCDGVMDFDQVLKDPLKPNSINPAYDTGDGIHANIAGQRALADYVSLPMLLSSTAHR from the coding sequence ATGCCCCCTTTCCGTATGCCCTCCCCGCGCCGTGCGGCGCCGGCCCTGGCCCTGACGCTTCTCGCGTCGGGGTCGGCGGTCTCCGCGACCACGGCCGCCACCGCGGAGACCACCGCGGCCACCGCCCCCTCCTCCTCGGCCGGCCGCGCCTGGTTCACTTCCTGGGCCCAGTCCCAGCAGGAACTCGCCCCGACTCCGCTGCGTGACCAGTCCGTTCGCATGATCACCCATCTCGGGCAGGGCGGCGGGGCACTGCGGGTCCGGATCCAGAACACCTTCGGCACGACGCCGCTCACCGTGGACGCCGCCACCGTCGGCCACAGCGCCGGAGACGGCGCGGCCGTCGAGGGCGATGTCCTCCCCGTCACCTTCGACGGCCGGCGCGAGGTCGTCGTACCGGCCGGCGGCGAGGTGTGGAGCGACGCGGCGGCGCTCAAGACTCGTGCGCAGGACGACGTCGCGGTCTCCCTGTCGGTGTCCGGCACGGTCGCGCCGGGACGGCACACCGGCGCGTTCCGCTCCAACTACCTGACCGCGCCCGGCTCCGGTGACCACACGGCCGAGGCGAGCGGTGACGCGTACACGCAGACGGTGGGCTCCACCTACCTGGTCAGCGCCGTCGACGTGCACAGCCCTAAGCTCAGGGGCACGATCGTCGCGTACGGGAGCTCGGTGGTCGACGGGACCGGCAGCACCGACTGCGGGCCGGGCTGCACGCCCGAGGGGACCGACCACCGGTGGACGGACGACCTCGCCCGCCGCATCACCGCCGAACTCCCCCGCACCCGGCAGCTCGCGATCGCCAACGCGGGCATCGGCGGCACGACCAGTTCGGCCGACTGCCCCCGCAATCCCGCCGGGATACGGGGTCTCGACGCGGCGTCCCGGCTGGACCGCGATGTGCTCGCCCTGCACGGGGTGACCGGGGTCCTCTACTACTACGGCACGAACGACCTGGCCAACGGCTGCGACGCCGAGCTGATCCTGCGCAGCTACGACGCGGTGTTCGAGCGGCTGCGGGCCGCCGGGATCAAGGTCTACGTCACGCCGATCACCCCCCGTCCCGGCTACACCGACCGGAACAACCTCGACCGCCACACGGTGGGCACCCACGTCAAGAAGGGGAACACCTGCGACGGGACCTGCGACGGCGTGATGGACTTCGACCAGGTACTGAAGGACCCGCTGAAGCCCAACAGCATCAATCCGGCGTACGACACCGGCGACGGCATCCACGCCAACATCGCCGGCCAGCGGGCGCTCGCCGACTACGTCTCCCTGCCGATGCTGCTCTCCTCGACGGCGCACCGCTGA
- a CDS encoding M56 family metallopeptidase: MMVPAALLLLGALAAVLAPRLLARATWQDREPVVALWAWQCVVVAVLLCCLLSMALSASAAWQAVRGRLFAPAPHSVVEAYALAGGPWAATTAVTLAIGGAWSAAMLAREIGRAAARRRRRRAELLVRAPLLPGEEPGGERLVVLEGERPDAWWLPGAAPQLVITTAALRRLKGQQLDAVLAHEQGHARARHNWLLHSSAALAGGFPQVPVFAAFRDEMHRLVELAADDMASRRFGRLTTALALVELNEDRRVFGPCPTPQAHVPQRVHRLLTPPDRLPPTHRLRLTAAAALVPVIPLLVAFGPGLRALG, encoded by the coding sequence ATGATGGTCCCCGCAGCACTGTTGCTGCTCGGCGCCCTGGCCGCCGTTCTCGCTCCGCGGCTGCTCGCGCGGGCGACCTGGCAGGACCGTGAACCGGTGGTCGCCCTGTGGGCGTGGCAGTGCGTGGTGGTGGCCGTGCTGCTCTGCTGCCTGCTGTCGATGGCGCTCAGCGCGTCCGCCGCCTGGCAGGCGGTGCGCGGCCGGCTCTTCGCCCCCGCTCCGCACTCCGTGGTGGAGGCCTACGCGCTCGCCGGTGGCCCCTGGGCCGCGACGACGGCGGTGACGCTGGCAATCGGCGGTGCGTGGAGCGCGGCCATGCTGGCCCGCGAGATCGGCCGGGCCGCGGCCCGACGCCGCCGCCGGCGCGCCGAACTCCTGGTACGCGCACCGCTGTTGCCCGGTGAGGAGCCGGGCGGTGAGCGGCTGGTCGTCCTGGAGGGGGAGCGTCCCGACGCCTGGTGGCTGCCCGGTGCCGCGCCCCAACTGGTCATCACCACCGCCGCGTTGCGCCGCCTCAAGGGACAGCAGCTGGACGCCGTGCTCGCCCATGAGCAGGGCCACGCGCGCGCCCGGCACAACTGGCTGCTGCACTCCTCGGCGGCGCTGGCGGGCGGCTTTCCGCAGGTCCCGGTGTTCGCGGCGTTCCGCGACGAGATGCACCGCCTGGTGGAACTCGCCGCCGACGACATGGCCTCGCGCCGGTTCGGCCGGCTGACGACGGCCCTCGCCCTGGTGGAACTCAACGAGGACCGCAGGGTGTTCGGCCCCTGCCCCACCCCGCAGGCCCACGTTCCGCAGCGGGTCCACCGGCTGCTCACTCCCCCGGACCGGCTCCCGCCCACTCACCGGCTGAGGCTCACCGCGGCGGCGGCGCTGGTGCCGGTGATCCCGCTCCTGGTGGCCTTCGGGCCGGGGCTGCGGGCGCTCGGGTAA
- a CDS encoding DUF5134 domain-containing protein: MHGPGAGSSGWLLVALCTATGAYCLLRMRSRVEEQRLAAGGEALMGFGMAAMAVPAAVLAPPRWAWAVYAAVFGAAALRALWAARGSAHHLHHLVGALAMVYMAAMAATGTHAGIPVLTGGLLLYFTAYVLWTGTRLVPVAAGGPAGALGAPGWGDRLELARACRLSMGIGMLAMLLTL; the protein is encoded by the coding sequence GTGCACGGACCGGGAGCGGGATCGTCCGGCTGGCTGCTCGTCGCGCTGTGCACGGCGACCGGGGCGTACTGCCTGCTCAGGATGCGCAGCCGGGTCGAGGAGCAGCGCCTCGCCGCCGGCGGCGAGGCGCTGATGGGATTCGGCATGGCCGCGATGGCGGTGCCCGCGGCGGTACTGGCGCCGCCGCGCTGGGCCTGGGCCGTCTACGCGGCCGTGTTCGGGGCCGCCGCCTTGCGCGCCCTGTGGGCGGCCCGCGGCAGCGCCCACCATCTGCACCATCTGGTGGGCGCCCTCGCCATGGTGTACATGGCCGCGATGGCGGCGACCGGGACCCACGCGGGGATACCCGTCCTGACGGGCGGCCTCCTCCTGTACTTCACGGCGTACGTGCTGTGGACGGGGACCCGGCTGGTACCCGTCGCGGCCGGCGGTCCGGCGGGAGCTCTCGGCGCGCCCGGCTGGGGCGACCGGCTGGAGCTGGCGCGGGCGTGCCGGCTCTCCATGGGCATAGGGATGCTGGCGATGCTCCTCACCCTCTGA
- a CDS encoding FUSC family protein translates to MSSVRARHRAAPVRRLPLAGVLRLNRPSDIWFKPALSVVVAVGVPNLTLLALGRLDLALYSMAGSLCALYAHNLPYAARGRALAWVVLGMLASVAIALVTASLTSSAVVLVAVGALLAAAHKAVSDLTRIGPPGPVIFTFISSASLFAPQTLGQVPGHLALAAGAGAWAWLIGMAPGLVRPHGPERRATARALNAAAAYVDLYVDADGPVSASGSRGAGHERARAEAAAAVHAAWQSLLAAGARPEPRRALEGLVVRAEVALAAPADTDPARLRAWARDLRGTNPVPRVASGWDADELLGVEVELAEAGRPTPGKSGKSGKSGKNPRNGTRWWTGRLAPLLPLALRTALGCALAGYVSLALGVGRPYWALVTAASLYQANLMLTWSRGVQRVVGNLVGVLLFAAVAPLAHLGPAALVLCCLAFNFGAEALISRNYWLGSICVTPMALLITEFTGFQEPAALMADRVVDTVVGAVVGFVAAVAVTNRRAGDRIEDALAAVERARDHAARLIAADRPGPGALEAARRRLAAALVELRATADAAAGEWWLRALPQERVMLAEQAGHRTLAATVRRQGPHVLEDAEA, encoded by the coding sequence ATGAGCAGTGTCCGTGCCCGCCACCGTGCCGCCCCCGTCCGCCGACTGCCCCTCGCGGGCGTCCTGCGCCTCAACCGCCCCTCCGACATCTGGTTCAAGCCCGCGTTGAGCGTGGTCGTCGCGGTCGGCGTGCCGAACCTGACACTGCTGGCGCTCGGCCGGCTGGACCTCGCCCTGTACTCCATGGCCGGCTCCCTCTGCGCGCTCTACGCCCACAACCTCCCGTACGCGGCCCGCGGCCGTGCCCTCGCGTGGGTCGTCCTCGGGATGCTTGCCTCGGTCGCGATCGCCCTGGTCACGGCGTCGCTCACGTCATCCGCTGTGGTCCTGGTCGCGGTCGGCGCGCTGCTCGCCGCCGCGCACAAGGCAGTGAGCGACCTGACACGGATCGGCCCGCCCGGACCGGTGATCTTCACCTTCATCAGCTCCGCCTCCCTCTTCGCGCCCCAGACGCTCGGCCAGGTCCCCGGCCATCTCGCCCTCGCCGCCGGGGCAGGCGCCTGGGCCTGGCTCATCGGCATGGCACCGGGCCTGGTACGCCCGCACGGCCCCGAGCGCCGGGCCACGGCCCGCGCCCTGAACGCGGCTGCCGCGTACGTGGACCTCTACGTGGACGCGGACGGGCCGGTGTCCGCCTCCGGCAGCCGCGGCGCGGGCCACGAGCGGGCCCGCGCCGAGGCTGCCGCCGCCGTGCACGCCGCCTGGCAGTCGCTGCTTGCCGCCGGCGCGCGGCCGGAGCCCCGCCGCGCCCTCGAAGGGCTCGTCGTGCGGGCCGAGGTCGCGCTCGCGGCCCCCGCCGACACGGACCCCGCCCGACTGCGCGCCTGGGCGCGCGACCTGCGCGGCACGAACCCCGTACCCCGGGTGGCGTCCGGGTGGGACGCGGACGAACTGCTCGGCGTGGAGGTCGAACTGGCGGAGGCGGGACGACCGACTCCAGGAAAGAGCGGAAAGAGCGGGAAGAGCGGGAAGAATCCGAGGAACGGGACGAGGTGGTGGACCGGCAGGCTGGCCCCCCTCCTCCCGCTGGCCCTGCGCACCGCGCTCGGTTGCGCCCTCGCCGGTTACGTGTCCCTGGCGCTCGGCGTCGGCCGCCCGTACTGGGCCCTGGTCACCGCGGCCTCGCTCTACCAGGCGAACCTCATGCTGACCTGGAGCCGGGGCGTCCAGCGCGTCGTCGGTAACCTCGTCGGCGTCCTCCTCTTCGCGGCTGTCGCCCCGCTCGCCCACCTCGGCCCCGCCGCCCTGGTCCTGTGCTGCCTCGCCTTCAACTTCGGCGCGGAGGCGCTGATCAGCCGCAACTACTGGCTCGGCAGTATCTGCGTGACGCCGATGGCGCTGCTGATCACCGAGTTCACCGGCTTCCAGGAGCCCGCCGCGCTGATGGCGGACCGGGTCGTGGACACGGTGGTCGGCGCGGTCGTCGGTTTCGTGGCTGCGGTCGCCGTCACCAACCGGCGTGCCGGGGACCGGATCGAGGACGCGCTCGCCGCCGTGGAACGCGCCCGTGACCACGCGGCACGGCTGATCGCAGCCGATCGGCCCGGCCCGGGCGCACTGGAGGCAGCCCGGCGTCGGCTGGCCGCCGCGCTCGTCGAACTGCGCGCCACGGCCGACGCCGCGGCCGGCGAATGGTGGCTGCGCGCCCTGCCGCAGGAGCGGGTGATGCTGGCCGAGCAGGCCGGACACCGTACGCTCGCGGCGACGGTACGACGGCAGGGACCGCACGTTCTGGAGGACGCAGAGGCATGA
- a CDS encoding SAM-dependent methyltransferase, translated as MSTEPQRFSQIVTDKAHPARVYDWLLGGKDNYPVDEAVGEKLPPEAKDAARQNRQFMHRAAAWLAAQGVDQFLDIGTGIPTEPNLHQIVQEIVPTAKVVYTDNDPIVLRHAEALLVSRPGGVTDYIEADVRQPEAIVEHARRVLDFSRPIALSLIALMHFIPDEQDAHSIVRDLVATLPPGSYLVLSHAASDLYPELAAQVTAEYAKGGIQLGFRTRAEVERFFDGLELMPPGLVTATEWDASGKVREADGSGIYTGVARVS; from the coding sequence ATGTCGACCGAACCACAGCGGTTCTCGCAGATCGTTACCGACAAGGCGCACCCCGCGCGGGTCTATGACTGGCTGCTGGGCGGCAAGGACAACTACCCGGTCGACGAGGCGGTGGGCGAGAAACTGCCGCCCGAGGCGAAGGACGCGGCCCGGCAGAACCGGCAGTTCATGCACCGGGCCGCCGCCTGGCTGGCCGCCCAGGGCGTCGACCAGTTCCTGGACATCGGTACGGGCATCCCCACCGAGCCCAATCTCCATCAGATCGTGCAGGAGATCGTGCCGACGGCGAAGGTCGTGTACACCGACAACGACCCGATCGTGCTGCGGCACGCCGAGGCGCTGCTGGTCAGCCGTCCCGGCGGAGTCACCGACTACATCGAGGCCGATGTGCGGCAGCCGGAGGCGATCGTCGAACACGCCCGGCGCGTCCTGGACTTCAGCCGTCCCATCGCGCTGTCGCTGATCGCGCTCATGCACTTCATCCCCGACGAGCAGGACGCCCACTCCATCGTCCGCGACCTGGTCGCCACCCTGCCGCCGGGCAGCTATCTGGTGCTGTCGCACGCGGCCTCCGACCTGTATCCGGAACTGGCGGCCCAGGTCACCGCCGAGTACGCCAAGGGCGGCATCCAGCTCGGATTCCGCACCCGGGCGGAGGTGGAGCGGTTCTTCGACGGCCTCGAACTGATGCCGCCGGGCCTGGTGACGGCCACGGAGTGGGACGCCTCGGGGAAGGTGCGGGAGGCCGACGGCAGCGGCATCTACACGGGTGTGGCCCGCGTTTCGTGA
- the nhaA gene encoding Na+/H+ antiporter NhaA, producing MPSETPPPALQTLCGTAPRSPLRAFLRTETGSAAFLLTGALAALVWANTGAGSYASLWETELSVRVGSGGVSLELREWLNSGLMTLFFFVVGLEARREFDMGELRERRRITLPLLAGLSGMLVPVAIYLAVNAGEDSAHGWGAAMSTDTAFALGMLAVFGNRLPGGLRVFILTVAVVDDFLALAVIAFAYSGAIAVPALLTALGLFAVVLLVRRTLGMRVPSLYAVLGVAIWVALLKSGVDPVVTGLAMGLLTYARPAERGDLEQASRQFRRFREQPTPELERTVRRQIASTLSPNDRLQRTLHPWTSYVIVPLFALANAGITLSADQLTGAFTSPVTLGILLGYVLGKPVGIIGATWLTTRASKGRLRPPVGWGAISAGGTLAGVGFTVSLLIATLAFDGDRLEQAKIGVLGAVLCSFLLAWLVTAVTGALSGPSRARALLGTGQSIVDLSDPVDMDRDHVRGPRDAPVTLLEYGDFECPYCGLAEPVVRELLADFGDVRYVWRHLPLPDVHPGAQLAAEAAEAADRQGAYWEMHEQLMRHQGDLLPKDLLRYAAEIGLDIDRFRADLRAGTGAARVAADVESADLSGVSGTPTFFVNGRRHHGAYDIAALSAAVRAARQRASLAGTGRTD from the coding sequence GTGCCATCCGAGACCCCACCGCCGGCGCTGCAGACCCTGTGCGGCACCGCCCCCCGCAGCCCCTTGCGCGCCTTCCTGCGCACGGAGACCGGCAGCGCCGCCTTCCTGCTGACCGGCGCACTGGCCGCCCTCGTCTGGGCCAACACCGGCGCCGGCTCGTACGCGTCCCTGTGGGAGACCGAGTTGTCGGTCCGTGTCGGCTCGGGCGGCGTCTCCCTGGAGCTGCGCGAGTGGCTGAACAGCGGGCTGATGACGCTGTTCTTCTTCGTCGTCGGCCTGGAGGCGCGCCGCGAGTTCGACATGGGCGAACTGCGCGAGCGGCGGCGGATCACCCTGCCGCTGCTCGCCGGGCTCAGCGGCATGCTCGTACCCGTCGCGATCTATCTGGCGGTCAACGCGGGCGAGGACTCCGCGCACGGCTGGGGCGCCGCCATGTCCACGGACACGGCCTTCGCGCTGGGCATGCTCGCCGTCTTCGGGAACCGGCTGCCCGGCGGTCTGCGGGTCTTCATCCTCACCGTCGCCGTCGTCGACGACTTCCTGGCGCTGGCCGTCATCGCCTTCGCGTACAGCGGGGCCATCGCCGTGCCCGCGCTGCTGACCGCGCTCGGCCTCTTCGCCGTCGTACTGCTGGTGCGCCGCACCCTCGGCATGCGCGTCCCCTCCCTGTACGCCGTCCTGGGCGTGGCCATCTGGGTGGCGCTGCTGAAGTCGGGGGTGGACCCGGTGGTGACCGGCCTCGCGATGGGACTGCTGACGTACGCCCGCCCGGCGGAGCGCGGTGACCTGGAGCAGGCCAGCAGACAGTTCCGGCGCTTCCGTGAGCAGCCGACCCCCGAACTCGAACGCACCGTGAGGCGCCAGATCGCCTCGACGCTCTCCCCCAACGACCGGCTCCAGCGCACGCTGCACCCCTGGACGAGCTATGTGATCGTGCCGCTGTTCGCCCTCGCCAACGCCGGGATCACCCTCAGCGCCGACCAGCTGACCGGCGCGTTCACCTCACCGGTCACCCTCGGCATCCTCCTCGGCTACGTGCTCGGCAAGCCGGTCGGCATCATCGGCGCGACCTGGCTCACCACCCGGGCCAGCAAGGGGCGCCTGCGTCCGCCGGTCGGCTGGGGCGCCATCTCCGCGGGCGGCACCCTGGCCGGGGTGGGCTTCACCGTGTCCCTGCTGATCGCCACGCTCGCCTTCGACGGCGACCGGCTGGAGCAGGCGAAGATCGGCGTCCTCGGCGCCGTACTCTGCTCGTTCCTGCTCGCCTGGCTGGTCACCGCCGTGACCGGCGCGCTGTCCGGGCCGTCCCGGGCCCGCGCCCTGCTGGGCACGGGGCAGAGCATCGTCGACCTCAGCGACCCCGTCGACATGGACCGCGACCACGTACGCGGCCCCCGGGACGCACCCGTGACGCTCCTGGAGTACGGGGACTTCGAGTGCCCCTACTGCGGGCTGGCCGAGCCCGTGGTGCGCGAGCTGCTCGCCGACTTCGGCGACGTACGGTACGTGTGGCGGCATCTGCCGCTCCCGGACGTGCACCCGGGCGCGCAGCTCGCGGCGGAGGCCGCCGAGGCCGCCGACCGGCAGGGCGCCTACTGGGAGATGCACGAGCAGCTGATGCGGCATCAAGGGGATCTGCTGCCCAAGGACCTGCTGCGCTACGCGGCGGAGATCGGCCTCGACATCGACCGCTTCCGCGCCGACCTCCGGGCCGGTACGGGCGCTGCCCGGGTCGCCGCGGACGTGGAGTCCGCCGACCTCAGCGGGGTGTCGGGCACACCGACGTTCTTCGTCAACGGCCGCCGCCATCACGGCGCCTACGACATCGCCGCGCTGTCCGCGGCGGTGCGTGCGGCACGGCAGCGGGCCTCGCTCGCCGGGACGGGGCGGACCGACTGA
- a CDS encoding MarR family winged helix-turn-helix transcriptional regulator has translation MTAANGRRAVGADAAGGGGPQEDGGGAGARRPVAGDTVAAVVRQWRTVHPELDTGPMEVIGRINRCAALLQQAEDAPLRHAGLTRPEFDLLGALRRTGLELTPGELARETFSSGAAVTKRLKQLTERGLVERRGDTRDRRVAHVRLTDTGRALVDGILPAQLSYETTVLSGLTTPDQNTLATLLATLLTQLEGHRNTPHT, from the coding sequence ATGACGGCAGCGAACGGTCGGAGGGCGGTCGGCGCCGACGCCGCCGGGGGCGGAGGACCGCAGGAGGACGGCGGAGGCGCCGGGGCAAGGCGGCCGGTGGCGGGCGACACGGTCGCCGCGGTGGTCCGGCAGTGGCGAACGGTCCATCCCGAGCTCGACACCGGGCCCATGGAGGTCATCGGCCGGATCAACCGCTGTGCCGCGCTCCTCCAGCAGGCCGAGGACGCGCCGCTGCGGCACGCCGGGCTGACCCGCCCCGAGTTCGACCTCCTCGGCGCACTGCGCCGCACGGGCCTCGAACTGACACCGGGCGAGCTGGCCCGGGAGACCTTCTCCTCCGGGGCCGCCGTCACCAAGCGGCTCAAGCAGCTGACCGAGCGCGGTCTGGTCGAGCGGCGCGGCGACACCCGCGACCGCCGCGTCGCGCATGTCCGCCTCACGGACACCGGGCGCGCCCTCGTCGACGGCATCCTCCCCGCGCAGCTCTCGTACGAGACGACGGTCCTCTCCGGCCTCACCACCCCCGACCAGAACACCCTCGCAACCCTGCTGGCGACCCTCCTCACCCAACTGGAGGGCCACCGGAACACCCCCCACACCTGA
- a CDS encoding Ppx/GppA phosphatase family protein, translated as MRMGVLDVGSNTVRLVIAETDGAVPLPVHTAKRQLRLSAHVERGGHLPAEQVDRLVEAVRDTRAEGRRWGVNRPFAFATAIVRDAPNRDEVLDRIATEAGVQLHVLPGEVEAELTFLAARRWMGWRAGPLALLDIGGGSFEVAFGRSRLPDFAIALPLGANLLTREFFRGQDPPSPHRIRLLRRHVRHQLRDVAARIRWEAPRTAVVTSRTFQQLGRLCGAAPGRSGPFTTRTMTRSDLGRAVERLAALPAAERALLPGISLARAGQSLAGALVAHTTMKLMGIDEVTICPWALREGVLLRCIEDGSSEWWDAYGLEAREEGVPTAVPLMLRPLRGDGATTAADPSSPVRRPG; from the coding sequence ATGCGAATGGGTGTACTCGACGTCGGCTCGAACACGGTGCGACTGGTGATCGCGGAAACGGATGGAGCTGTTCCGCTTCCCGTGCACACCGCCAAGCGTCAGCTGCGCCTGTCGGCCCACGTGGAGCGTGGCGGCCATCTGCCGGCGGAACAGGTGGACCGGCTGGTGGAAGCGGTGCGGGACACCCGCGCGGAGGGCCGCCGGTGGGGGGTGAACCGGCCGTTCGCGTTCGCCACCGCGATCGTGCGGGACGCCCCGAACCGCGACGAGGTCCTTGACCGGATCGCCACGGAGGCGGGGGTGCAGCTGCATGTGCTGCCCGGCGAGGTGGAGGCCGAGCTGACCTTCCTGGCCGCCCGGCGCTGGATGGGCTGGCGCGCCGGACCGCTGGCGTTGCTGGACATCGGGGGCGGTTCGTTCGAGGTGGCCTTCGGGCGGAGCCGGCTGCCCGACTTCGCCATCGCGCTGCCGCTCGGCGCCAACCTCCTCACCAGGGAGTTCTTCCGCGGCCAGGATCCGCCGTCGCCGCACCGGATCCGGCTGCTGCGTCGCCACGTACGCCATCAGCTGCGCGATGTCGCCGCCCGCATCCGGTGGGAGGCACCGCGGACCGCGGTCGTCACCTCGCGGACGTTCCAGCAGTTGGGGCGGCTGTGCGGGGCCGCTCCCGGCCGCTCCGGGCCCTTCACCACGCGGACCATGACCCGCTCCGACCTGGGCAGGGCCGTGGAGCGGCTGGCGGCACTGCCGGCCGCCGAGCGCGCCCTGCTGCCCGGGATCTCCCTCGCGCGTGCCGGGCAGTCCCTGGCCGGAGCGCTCGTCGCGCACACCACGATGAAGCTGATGGGCATCGACGAGGTGACCATCTGCCCGTGGGCGCTGCGCGAAGGGGTGCTGCTGCGCTGCATCGAGGACGGCAGCTCCGAGTGGTGGGACGCCTATGGCCTGGAGGCCCGGGAGGAGGGGGTGCCGACCGCGGTGCCGCTGATGCTCCGGCCCCTGCGCGGGGACGGGGCGACGACCGCGGCGGACCCCTCGTCACCGGTTCGGCGCCCGGGCTGA